The window TGCGGCCCTCGCTCTGGGAAAACAGAGCTAACTCTTCCTGAGGCAGCCAGATCTGGAGGCGACTGACGCCCGAGGACATCCATTCCTAATTCTAGTTGGGTCAATCTGCAGACTACATAATTCATTCCTACTTGTCTAGGGTTCTAttatgttcaatttttttttgtcattgaCCATTCCTCATTCTAGGATATTATGACAATGTAATTCCAAGCATATTATGGCAGACATttcttaattattattatttttttcaatcacACTATTGGCCACCGTTCCTAATTCTAATGGGTCaatttataataataaattaCGATAATTCTCATTAATTATTGGTCAAAAATAGATGCTAAATGTTATCGGTAACCAAATTAATTAGGTTACTAAACGAAGTCAGATAGATTCTTCCAAATCTAATCGAGTCGAGttttttgattgaaattatttCGATTGAGCTAGGGTTCAACGGAAATAACATTCATCGTAAAAATTACAGACCGTAATTTTAAAGAGACAAGATCGTACAGTCTTGATGAGTTTTTCATAACAATTTCTTGTGCAGCAGCATTCATTGTTTAGAGAGTAATCAAATTGTAACTAAGGATCGGATTTCTCAATTGATCATGAAATAACATCAATATTCATCAATTTGATGTTCTCATCCATCAAACAGACCAACGTAGCAGATCGATCCAGTCACTACTCTGCGGTGGGAAGTGAGAATCTGCAGAGGGGGCAAGAATTTCTCCGTCGCAGCCACTCCTTCAGACATCCCTCGTGAAACAAATGGCCGCAAGGCATTGCCAGAGCCTGAGTCATCGCCTCGAAATCGTCGAGGCAGATGGAACACGAGGTATCTTCTGCTGTCGTAGTGACCATCTGGAGCCCCACCACCGCCGCTGTGGACGCCGGCCTCGGCCCTTTGTTGAACTGGACGAAGTTGATATCTTGGTCGCCTCCGAAAAAATATTCATTGGCCTCCCGAGGAATCAAATAGCGAAGGCGGCCGGTAGAAGCGGAAGGAGTGACGGGGATTTCAATGATGGAAAAGAACTCCATAGAGACCAACTCCGTGATTGGAAATCGGTcgcccccacgggcgggatcaactggttatgacatggattcttgcagcatgagtcgagaggtcgagggtctgcggcagcaaatgcgataacatcaatatctgtccgtgctaaacacctgagACCGCCATGTCATAGCTGGGCCCATATTCAttgtgatttactccctctcatacttgtggggccgggttgagggggccgctgggttggcggttccaaccttttgcaGCGTGATTGGAAATCGGTCGAACACCGTGTAGGTGTATCTTCGGAAAGCTTGAGCGAGAAGGTCGAGGTCGGCGGGGCTCACGTGATTCGCCGCGACATGGAAGAACATCTGCTCCGTCTGCTCCTCCCAGGTGGGCCGATGGCTGATGTGGCAGTAGGGCTGGGGGATGGTGAAATGGGCGCACTCGGTTGTGACGTGGTCAGAAGACGAAATCGTCTGGCGGCAGAAGTGCGAGATGAATTGGGGCTCTATGTCTTGATGAGGCTGTACGAGCCATGTCACCACTCGCGCCTTAATGCGAAGAGTGACGCCGGCTGTGTCGGCCGCCCAGCCAGGTATCTCCCTCGATGAAACGGAGGCGTTTGCGTTGATCCTCCTGGAGTTGACTGAAGCTGCAGGATCCATGAAGAAGGAGACGAGAAGACAAGAGAAGCGGTAGTTTAGGAGAAGCTGTGAAAGAAAGAATTGATGGGGTAGATTGAGATAGGGCGGTCTCGTTTAATTTATATAGAATCCTCATTTCCTAAAATGAAGTCAGTTAAATTAGATTACTATTGGATTTCTAATAATTCGGATTAGACAGCTGTTAGGAATTTCAACGCAATAGTATAATTTCAacttataaaataataataataataataatagacaaCGTTGATAAGTAAACGAATCAAATTACTTGTCGATAGTATTCTTCAGATtcggaataaaaaaaataataaataaacataAATGAACGGAGGAAAAGAAATTAATTAGATGTAGACCCTGCATTTATGGTACTGATATTCtattaaagattttattttaaatttttacataAAGTAGCTAAATTTTTTTACATCAGTGATACtatattttaaagattttattttaaaatttaaattaaatagtaAGAAAT is drawn from Zingiber officinale cultivar Zhangliang chromosome 1B, Zo_v1.1, whole genome shotgun sequence and contains these coding sequences:
- the LOC122042584 gene encoding E3 ubiquitin-protein ligase RING1-like — its product is MEFFSIIEIPVTPSASTGRLRYLIPREANEYFFGGDQDINFVQFNKGPRPASTAAVVGLQMVTTTAEDTSCSICLDDFEAMTQALAMPCGHLFHEGCLKEWLRRRNSCPLCRFSLPTAE